DNA from Flavobacterium aestivum:
GTGTATCAATTTTTTCAAGATTGGCGCTTGTGCTATTATGCAGGAGGAATTCTTGGGGTTTTGTTGTTGTTTCTAAGAATCAGTATCACAGAATCAAGTATGTTCAAGCAAGTGCAACAAAGTGACGAAAAGAAAGGCGATTTTTTGTCTTTGTTTACCAACTCAAAACGATTTTCAAAATACCTGCAATGCATTCTTATTGGGATTCCGCTTTGGTTTTTAGTAGGGGTTCTAATTACTTTTGCTCCCGAATTTGCTAAAGCTTTAGGCGTACAACAAGCCGAAACTATAGCTGCTGGAAAAGCAATTGCCTTTTGCTACTCCGGTTTGGTTTTTGGAGATATCGCCAGCGGATTATTTAGTCAATGGCTTAAAAGCCGAAAAAAAATCATGTGTTTGTTTTTGATTTTCAATCTAATAATGGTTTTTGTTTACCTGAATGCATTCGGGATTTCTGCTTCAACCTTTTACATACTTTGCTTTATTATGGGCTTTTCAGTGGGCTATTGGGTTTTATTTGTAACCATTGCTGCTGAGCAATTTGGAACAAACATCAGAGCTACAGTAACAACTACTGTCCCAAATTTTGTTAGAGGTTCGCTCCCGCTAATTATTTTGACCTATAGCTTTTTCCGTGACCATCTCCTCGAAGGTGACATTCTTAAATCAGGAATGATTGTTGGATCTTTATTATCTGTAATTTCATTTGCGGCTCTTTGGAATTTAAAAGAAACTTTCCATGTTGATTTGGATTACTCCGAAAAAGGCAACGAAACTTTTATCTAAAACAAAATGGAATATATAATAATTTGCCTAGCTGCCTTGATCGGTTCTGGATTGACATTATTCTCAGGATTTGGCTTGGGCACACTCCTTGTACCCGTGTTTGGATTATTCTTTCCCATAGAAATAGCAATAATACTCACAGCAATTGTTCACTTTCTCAACAACCTTTTCAAATTGATTCTGTTAGGCAAAAATGCTAATCTAAATATCGTATTGCGTTTCGGGATTCCCGCCATTCTATTTGCATTTCTTGGTGCTTACCTCCTATCATTATTAAACGATATGCAGACAATACTGGAATATAAAATAGGAAACAGTACTTTCGAGATTATGCCTATAAAATTGATTATTGGTATCGTATTGCTGTTTTTTTCCCTTTTCGAAATAACTCCAAGTTTAAGCAAATTACAGTTTGATCAAAAATATTTGCCTCTTGGCGGAATGTTAAGTGGCTTTTTTGGAGGACTTTCCGGAAATCAGGGTGCATTGAGAGCCGCATTTTTGATTCGAGCAAATCTTTCTCCACAATCGTATATTGCCACAGGAGTTATAATTGCCTGTCTAATTGATATTTCCAGACTTTTTATTTACTCAAAGGAAATAATAATTCACCATAACCAATTTGATTATCTCTTGCTGACTTCAGCAACATTATCTGCTTTTATAGGAGCATTTGTTGGCAATAAATTACTTAAAAAAGTAACTATCAAAAACCTTCAAACCTTAGTAGCTATAATGCTAATTCTTTTTGCTTTGCTCCTAATTCTCGGCGTCATTTAAAGAAATTTGTATGGTATTAAGTTCAAAATTGTGCCATATCATTACTAAATCTGATAAATCTGCGTGAAAATTTTTTAGCACGCAGATTTTCAAAAGATTTTACTTACGTGTAGTATTTATTTACATACTATTCATCAAAGTAATCAACTTTATTTAAATTACTTCACCTGTTCGCTATCGCACTTTTGGTCGGTGTTAATTTTTCTAAACAATTTGTTAAAACCCGCCTAATTAGTGGTAGGTGAAAAAAAATTAAATTTTCCAATTTTTATTTCATTTTAAATTCTACTATATTTGAATGAAATTTATACAATGAAGATATTTTTCACATTCCTTTCCTACATTTTATTCCAAGTAGGATATTCCCAATCAGCTGATCAGTATTTTGAAAAAATTAGAAATAACGAAGCTGAACTAACCGCTTTTTTTGCTCAAATGCCCAAAGGAGGTGATTTACACCACCACTATTCCGGTTCTATTTATTCCGAACCTTTATTAGCTCACGCCATTGCCGAAGATTACTACCTCAACACTCAAACCATGACAGTTAGTAAAGAAAAACAAACTGCTGGTGACTGGGTATTATTTTCGACCTTGAAAAACAACGGAGAATTAGACGCTTACAAACAAAAAATAATGCAAAAATGGTCTGTCAAAGACTATAACAATGTCGATTACCCATCGGATAAATTGTTTTTTGAATCTTTTATGAAGTTTGAACCCGCCATAAAAAACAACTTTGAAGCTGGTTTATTGGAGTTAAAAAATAGAGCCATTAAGGAAAATGTAAGTTATATTGAAACACAACTATCTACAATTCCTTGTGCGATAGAAACAAATGACTTAGCCAAATACAATACCCGATTGAGACAAATGGCGGCAAGTAAAAACGAAAAAGCCGTTATGCAATCTTTGGACTCTTTGTATGGGGTTTTCATTCAAAAAGAAGCAAAAAAATACGCCAATGATTTTAACTCCAACTTTGTTGCCAAAATGCACAAAGACCTTAAAATGGATGATAAACAATTCACGATGCGTTACCAGAATTATGTTTTGCGCTTCATGGAACCAGTAGATTTATTCAAGAATCTGGTAGTCGCTTTTATATCGGCTGATAACAGTCCGCTAATGGCAGGAGTGAATATCGTTTCTCCCGAAGATGGTGAAACCTCCATGAAAGATTATTGGTTACACATGGTTATGTTCAAATATTGCCATAGCCGTTTTCCAAAAGTAAAATACACTTTGCATGCCGGTGAACTTACACTGGGATTGGTTCAACCAGAAGAGTTGACCTGGCATATCAACGCAGCCGTTTATACCGCTGGTGCCAATAGAATTGGTCATGGAGTTGATATGGCTTACGAAGAAAAAAGCTATGATTTGATGCGATATATGGCTAAGAATAACATTCCGGTCGAAATAAATCTTGCCAGTAATGAGTTTATTTTAAAAATAAAAGAAAACCGTCATCCTATTACGTTATACAAAGAATTTGGAGTACCAATTGTCATTAGTACAGATGATGCCGGAATATTACGAACGAACATGACAGAACAGTACGTTCTATTGGCCAAAAGATATAAAACCATTTCATATACAGATATCAAACAATTCGTTTATAACAGTATCGATTATAGTTTTATCCAAGATGCTAAGGTCAAAAAACAATTAGTCCAAGATTTAGACAACCGATTCAAAACTTTCGAAGCTAATTTCCCAATGAAATAAATCTAAAGACAAAATGAAAATTAAACGATCTTATTACATTATAATAATATGCATTGCTTTCTGTTTTTCTGGCATTTGGGCTTTCAAAAAATTCAACTTTAATACAGCTTATACTATCGGTCAGCCTCTCGATAGTCTAAACGGGGTCAAGGTATATTATAATGGCGGTGTCGACAATGTTTCTGAGCGTACGCTTACAAAAGACAATTACAACCTTGGGCTTAAATATCAATGTGTCGAATTTGTAAAACGCTATTATTATGAGCGTTTCCATCACAAGATGCCTGATAGTTATGGGCATGCAAAAGACTTTTACGATGATGAACTTTCAGATGGCGCAAAAAATCAAAAACGAGATTTAATTCAATACCATAATCCAAGTAAATCAAAACCCAAAGTTGAAGATCTAATCGTATTATCAGGAACCATTTTTAATAGATTCGGGCACGTAGCCATTATATCAAAAGTAACAGATAATGAAATAGAAATCATTCAGCAAAATCCAGGTCCATTTGGCAAATCCAGAGAAACCTATTTACTTAAAAAGGAAATTGGAAATTGGAAAATTGATAATGATCGAATCCTAGGATGGTTAAGAAAATAAAAAAAGCCCCAAATTGGGGCTTTTTTATTTTATTTCTAGTCTTCTTCAGCATGATGAGATTTAGAATATCCTCTCCATTTCTCGATACAATCCTGAAAATCCTGAGGCAATTCAGTATCAAAACGCATCATTTCTCCAGTAGTAGGATGAACAAAACCTAGTGTTTTAGCATGCAGCGCCTGACGTGGCAAAGCTTTGAAACAGTTCTCGATAAACTGTTTGTATTTGGTAAAGGTTGTTCCTTTCAAAATCAAGTGACCACCATAACGCTCATCATTAAAAAGCGGATGACCAATATGCTTCATGTGGGCACGAATCTGGTGGGTTCTTCCTGTTTCCAATCGGCATGAAATCAAAGTTACATATCCAAAACGCTCCAGAACTTTATAATGTGTAATTGCTGGTTTCCCTATTTCTGGATCTGCAAAAACAGCCATTTGCATACGATCTTTTAAGTGTCTGGCTAAGTTCCCTTCAATAGTTCCTTCATCTTGTGCAACATTCCCCCAAACTAAAGCAATATATTCTCTTTCAGATGTTTTTGCTTCAAATTGTTTGGCTAAATGGGTCATAGCAGCCTCGGTTTTGGCAATAACCAATAAGCCTGAAGTATCTTTATCAATCCTATGTACCAAACCTGGACGTTCGCTACTGTTCATAGGCAAACTCTCAAAATGAAATGCCAATGCATTCACCAAAGTCCCAGTATAATTCCCATGACCGGGATGTACCACTAATCCAGCAGGCTTGTTGATGAGCAAAAGAGCATCATCCTCATATACTATATCCAGCGGAATATCCTCTGGGTCTACTCTATTTTCAAAAGGCGGATGCGACAACATCACTTGCACCACATCAAAAGCTTTAACTTTGTAATTTGATTTTACGGGCACATCATTCACAAAAATATTCCCTCCCGTAGCAGCGTTCTGTATTTTATTTCTTGTGGCGTTTTGAATCAGACTCATTAAATATTTGTCAATTCGTAAAGAAGCCTGTCCTTTAGGAACTTCAAATCTAAAATGTTCAAATAATTCTTCGTCTAATTCTAATGGTTCACTATTATTGTTCATTTGTTGGTGTTTCTTGTGCAGGGGCAGCTGTACTGTCCACTACTTCTTCTTCTTCCTGATAACTCTCTTTTCCATCACCTAAAACCAAATCAATTTTGGATGCTTTTAGGACTCTGTCTCCTACTTTTAAATTTCTTCCTTTATAACGCATTTCCAAGACCATGTCTTTTCCTAAATTAGGAACATACGTAATCGTTCCTTCTTCTAGTCCCAAAGCCTTAAGCGTTGGCACTGCCTCACGATATGTTTTATCAATTAAATCCGGAATTCGCACAGACGAAAATCCAGATGAATTTATCTTAATATATACTTTTCTACCTACTTTTACCTTTGTTCCAGGCATAGGATCTTGTTCTACAACACTAAATTTTGGATAATCTCCTCTAAAATCCACACTATCCAAAAGCTCGTAATCCAAATCCAATTCATCCAACTTTTCTTCTACTTGCTCCTCAGTCAATTTTCTCAAATCAGGAACAGCAATTTCATGTCCATGGTCTGTCGTAAATGTCAACCAATGCATGAATAAATAACCTAAAACTGCAATAATAACAAGCGCAAGGGCTACTTGTCCAAAAAATACACGACTCGTAAGATATTTTTTTAAGCTCATAAATATTTTTATTTCCCGCAAAGATAAAGCTTTTCGTTTCAAAAAAAATGATAATTTTGTTTAATAGTATTTGTCCTTCCGAGTATCACACAAGGAAGGAGCTATTCCTGCTGTACGCTTGTATCTTTTGCTCAAAAAAACATTTTTCTAAAGCATAAAAGGAGCTTCCTTTGGTCGCTCTTTTCTACTAATAAAAATTAGTTTTTTTTCACAAAAGGAAACCGCTTCCATTAGGGCTAGGGAATTCATTTTCATAACAAGATTAAATTACAAACACAGACTTCGATATCACATTATATAAAATAAACAGCTTAAAGAAAACCTGTTAGGCACCAAAAACAAAATAAAATACCCAATAGAATTCAGAATACTTTAAAACAAAAAATTATGAAAAACATTGCCATCATCATGGGCGGCTATTCAAGTGAATACAAAATATCATTGATTAGCGGAAACGTAG
Protein-coding regions in this window:
- a CDS encoding RluA family pseudouridine synthase; translated protein: MNNNSEPLELDEELFEHFRFEVPKGQASLRIDKYLMSLIQNATRNKIQNAATGGNIFVNDVPVKSNYKVKAFDVVQVMLSHPPFENRVDPEDIPLDIVYEDDALLLINKPAGLVVHPGHGNYTGTLVNALAFHFESLPMNSSERPGLVHRIDKDTSGLLVIAKTEAAMTHLAKQFEAKTSEREYIALVWGNVAQDEGTIEGNLARHLKDRMQMAVFADPEIGKPAITHYKVLERFGYVTLISCRLETGRTHQIRAHMKHIGHPLFNDERYGGHLILKGTTFTKYKQFIENCFKALPRQALHAKTLGFVHPTTGEMMRFDTELPQDFQDCIEKWRGYSKSHHAEED
- a CDS encoding CHAP domain-containing protein; protein product: MKIKRSYYIIIICIAFCFSGIWAFKKFNFNTAYTIGQPLDSLNGVKVYYNGGVDNVSERTLTKDNYNLGLKYQCVEFVKRYYYERFHHKMPDSYGHAKDFYDDELSDGAKNQKRDLIQYHNPSKSKPKVEDLIVLSGTIFNRFGHVAIISKVTDNEIEIIQQNPGPFGKSRETYLLKKEIGNWKIDNDRILGWLRK
- a CDS encoding MFS transporter, which produces MNSIADPITKNSKNILNAAVIVAALGYFVDIYDLLLFGIVRTDSLKDLGITGDAVRNQGEFLISMQMFGMLFGGILWGVLGDKKGRISVLFGSIILYSVANIANGMVTSVNGYAFWRLIAGIGLAGELGAGITLVTESLPKEKRGYGTMIVASVGVSGAVAAYLVYQFFQDWRLCYYAGGILGVLLLFLRISITESSMFKQVQQSDEKKGDFLSLFTNSKRFSKYLQCILIGIPLWFLVGVLITFAPEFAKALGVQQAETIAAGKAIAFCYSGLVFGDIASGLFSQWLKSRKKIMCLFLIFNLIMVFVYLNAFGISASTFYILCFIMGFSVGYWVLFVTIAAEQFGTNIRATVTTTVPNFVRGSLPLIILTYSFFRDHLLEGDILKSGMIVGSLLSVISFAALWNLKETFHVDLDYSEKGNETFI
- a CDS encoding adenosine deaminase gives rise to the protein MKIFFTFLSYILFQVGYSQSADQYFEKIRNNEAELTAFFAQMPKGGDLHHHYSGSIYSEPLLAHAIAEDYYLNTQTMTVSKEKQTAGDWVLFSTLKNNGELDAYKQKIMQKWSVKDYNNVDYPSDKLFFESFMKFEPAIKNNFEAGLLELKNRAIKENVSYIETQLSTIPCAIETNDLAKYNTRLRQMAASKNEKAVMQSLDSLYGVFIQKEAKKYANDFNSNFVAKMHKDLKMDDKQFTMRYQNYVLRFMEPVDLFKNLVVAFISADNSPLMAGVNIVSPEDGETSMKDYWLHMVMFKYCHSRFPKVKYTLHAGELTLGLVQPEELTWHINAAVYTAGANRIGHGVDMAYEEKSYDLMRYMAKNNIPVEINLASNEFILKIKENRHPITLYKEFGVPIVISTDDAGILRTNMTEQYVLLAKRYKTISYTDIKQFVYNSIDYSFIQDAKVKKQLVQDLDNRFKTFEANFPMK
- a CDS encoding PASTA domain-containing protein — encoded protein: MSLKKYLTSRVFFGQVALALVIIAVLGYLFMHWLTFTTDHGHEIAVPDLRKLTEEQVEEKLDELDLDYELLDSVDFRGDYPKFSVVEQDPMPGTKVKVGRKVYIKINSSGFSSVRIPDLIDKTYREAVPTLKALGLEEGTITYVPNLGKDMVLEMRYKGRNLKVGDRVLKASKIDLVLGDGKESYQEEEEVVDSTAAPAQETPTNEQ
- a CDS encoding sulfite exporter TauE/SafE family protein gives rise to the protein MEYIIICLAALIGSGLTLFSGFGLGTLLVPVFGLFFPIEIAIILTAIVHFLNNLFKLILLGKNANLNIVLRFGIPAILFAFLGAYLLSLLNDMQTILEYKIGNSTFEIMPIKLIIGIVLLFFSLFEITPSLSKLQFDQKYLPLGGMLSGFFGGLSGNQGALRAAFLIRANLSPQSYIATGVIIACLIDISRLFIYSKEIIIHHNQFDYLLLTSATLSAFIGAFVGNKLLKKVTIKNLQTLVAIMLILFALLLILGVI